Proteins found in one Acidobacteriota bacterium genomic segment:
- a CDS encoding DUF2384 domain-containing protein: protein MPHDPFVVREGSPRDILRLAMRVLSDGLPLRVLDDLVEAGFTSTELGDLVINPRTLRHRRARGEALSLEESERAVRLARLLGAAESLFGDRPAAWHWLRTVNASLEGARPVDLLKTEIGARAVEDTLVRLEHGIFA from the coding sequence ATGCCGCACGATCCGTTCGTCGTTCGTGAAGGGTCGCCGCGGGACATCCTCCGTCTGGCGATGAGGGTGCTCAGTGACGGCCTGCCACTGAGAGTGCTCGACGACCTCGTCGAGGCGGGATTCACGTCCACGGAACTGGGGGATCTCGTGATCAATCCTCGCACGTTGCGTCATCGGCGGGCCCGTGGCGAGGCGCTGTCGCTCGAGGAGTCCGAGCGGGCCGTCAGGCTGGCACGCCTGCTGGGCGCCGCCGAGTCGCTGTTCGGCGACCGCCCCGCCGCGTGGCACTGGCTCCGCACCGTCAACGCGTCCCTCGAGGGTGCGCGCCCTGTCGATCTCCTCAAGACCGAAATCGGGGCCCGCGCCGTCGAGGACACGCTCGTACGCCTCGAACACGGCATCTTCGCGTGA